Below is a genomic region from Spiroplasma endosymbiont of Dioctria linearis.
GTTGAAGAATATGTTGCAAATTCAATGAATTTAAATTTAGATAATATATCTACTCAAGTCACTCAAAGAGATAGACATGCATTTTTAATATCTGTAATTGCTAATATAGCATCAACTTTTGAAAAAATAGCTACTGAAATAAGACATTTTCAAAGAAGTGAAGTTCAAGAAATATGTGAAGGTTTTGGTAAAGAGCAAAAGGGATCTAGCTCAATGCCTCATAAAAAAAATCCAATAAGTTCAGAAAATATATGTGGTCTTTCAAGATATGCAAGGTCTTTTGTTAATACAGCCTTTGAAAATAACGTTTTATGACATGAAAGAGATATTTCACATAGTTCAAACGAAAGATTAGTTTTTCCAGATATTTATAATATAATTATTTATGTATCAAAAAGAATGACAAATACAATTAATGATTTGGTAATTAATGAAGATTTAATTACCTCACATATTAATGACCAAAAAGGAATATTCTTTAGTCAAAGAATATTAACCTACATTTTAATGAAATATGAATTTTCAAGAGAAGAAATTTATGACTTTATACAAAAGTGTACTTTGGAGTGCCAAACTTCAAAAAAAAGTTTTAAAGAAATTTTAGTTAAAAATGGAATTATGAAATATATTTCATCAAAGAATGAATTAAATGAGCTTTTTGATATTAATTTTTTCATTAGAAATGTTGAAAAAATATTTAGAAGGGTGATGAATAATCATGGATAATCAAAAATTAGTAACTTTAATAACAGAAGAAGAAATTAAAGCAGCAATTGCAAAGGCAGGAACAGATTTAGGTAAAACTTATGAAAATCAGCAATTAGTTATTGTAGCTGATTTATCTAGTTCATTTATTTTTATAGCTGATTTAATTAGAGAGTTACCAATTGATGTCACAATTCAGTTTGTAACAACACCAAAAGAAAATGAAGACTTATTAATAGACCTAGGTTTAAAACATACTTTAACAGATAAAAATGTATTAATTGTAAATGATGTTTTAAATAAAGGTAATAGGCTTGAAAAATTACATAATCTTGTTGAAAGGGAAAAGCCTGCAAATATTCAAATTTTAAACTTAATTGAAAAAAATATTAAAGATAGAAAAATGGAATTAGAAAGTGCATCACTATTTAAATTAGAAGATGTATTTGTTGTTGGTTATGGATTAACTTATAAAGAAAGTTATAGAGGACTAAAGGGAATATATAGTCTTTCAATAGAAGAATAGTTATGAAAAAATATTTTTTTGTAACAACTCCTATATATTATCCAAGTGGAACCTTGCATATTGGTCATGCTTATACGACAACCTTAGCAGATGTTATTTCAAGATATAAAAAGGAAAACGGATTTGAAGTTTTCTTTTTAACTGGTTCTGATGAACATGGTCAGAAAATTGAAGAAAAGGCAAAGGAAAATAATTTAAAGCCAAAGCAATATGTTGATAAAATAGTTCAAGGTTTTTTAAATTTATGAAAGCTATTAAATATTGATTATAATCGCTTTATTAGAACTACTGATGAAGATCATGTGGCAGCTGTTAAAGAAATTTTTAGTGAACTATTAGAAAAAAAATTAATATATCCATCAACTTATAAGGGAAAATATTGTATTAGTTGTGAAGAATTTTTAACAAAAGAACAAATGGATGAGTCATATATTCATTTTATTTGTGGCAAAAAGGCTGAAGATTTTGAAGAAGAAACATATATGTTAAAAGTCTCAAGTTTTAAGAAGTATTTACAAGAGTTATTTACTACAGATTTCTTAGAGCCAGAATCAAGAAAAAAAGAGATGCTAAATAATTTTATTAATAATGATTTAGAAGATTTATCAGTTACAAGAGTAAGTTTTAATTGGGGAATTCAAATAAAAGAAAATCCAAAACACGTAATATATGTATGATTGGATGCACTTTCAAATTATATTACTGCGTTAGGTTATAAATCAAAAAATGATCAACTATTAAAAAAATTCTGATCAAATGATACTGAAATTTTACAAATTATTGGAAAAGAAATTACAAGATTTCATTCAATTTATTGACCAGTAATATTAAACTCACTTGGTTTAAAAACTCCTGATAAATTACTATCTCATGGTTGAATATTAAGTGGTGATAAGAAAATGTCAAAATCAATTGGTAATGTTTTAGACCCAATTGAAATAATTAATAAATATTCAAGTGATGCATTACGATTCTATATGATAAATAATTTACCTACAGATAGAGACGGAAGTTTTACAAATGAATTATTTATAGAATCATTTAATAATAATCTTGCAAACAATATTGGAAATTTAATTTCAAGAGTATCTAATATGATAATTAAATATTTTGATGGTTTACTTCCAAATAAAAATGTTTTAAATCATTGATTGGTTAAAAAGGGTTTTGAAACAATCGAAAATTATAAAGAACAAATGGATAAATATAATATGTCACAAGCAACTCAGATTGTTTTAAAGTTAGCACAAGAATGTAATAAATTTATTGAAGATGCAAAACCTTGAACTTTAGAAAAAGAAAATAAGACTGAGGAGTTACTAGAGGTATTATCTGTTTTACAAAAAAATATAGTTATAATTTCTTATTTATTGAAAACAGTTTTAGTTAATTCATATCCTGATATGATAAATCAAATGGGATTAGATTCAAAACAAATTAATTTTAATAATTTAAAAGAGGATTTTAAATTTAAAAAAATAGTTGATAAATTAGTCTTATTTGAAAGAATAAAATAAAAGAGAAGGAGGCGTGCACATGCAAGCTGAAATAGTTGTAGTTGGTGCAGGCCATGCTGGTGTAGAAGCAGCATTAGCTTCTGCAAGAATGGGAAAAAAAACAATTTTAGTTAACTTATATAAAGATAAAATTGCAACAATGCCATGTAATCCATCAATTGGTGGCCCAGCAAAAGGAATTGTTGTAAGAGAAATTGATTCACTTGGTGGAGAAATGGGTAAAGCTGCGGATGCTACTGCATTGCAAATTAAACTATTAAATTCTTCTCGAGGGCCTGGTATTTGAGCATTACGTGCTCAATCAGACAAAATTGAATACTCAAAGTATATGGAAAATGTTGTTAGTAATCAAAAAAATTTAGAATTAGTTGTTGGAGTAGTTAAAGATATATCTTTAGATTCAAATAATGATGTTAAGTCAGTTATACTAGAAGATAAAACTGAAATTAATTGTAATGCAGTAATATTAACTACTGGAACTTATCTTTCTTCTTTAATATATCGTGGTGAAGAAAAATATGAAGGTGGTCCAAATGATGAAATTACAACGAAATCATTAAGTCAAACATTAGTTAAACTTGGGCTTAGAACTTTTAGATTTAAAACTGGAACACCTCCAAGGGTTAAAATGAACTCTATAAATTTGGAAGAGGCATTAATTGAACCTGGTACAAATGAAGATTTAGCTTTTTCTTTTTCTACAAAGAAATTTTTACCATTTGAAAAACAAGAAGTTTGTTATTTAATTCATTCAACTTCAAAAACTAAAAAAATTATTGAAGATAATTTACATAGGTCAGCAATGTATTCTGGAGAAATTGAGTCTATAGGACCAAGATATTGTCCAAGTTTTGAAGATAAAATTGTAAGGTTTAGTTCAAAAGAAACTCATCAAATTTTTTTAGAGCCAGAATCAAAATCTTTGGATACTTTTTATGTTCAGGGATTTTCAACTTCTATGCCAATTGAAATACAAGATAAGATGCTTAGAAGTTTACCAGGTTTTGAAAATGTTGTAGTAGATAAATGAGCTTATGCAATTGAGTACGATTGTATTGATCCTCAACAACTAAAATTATCTTTAGAATTAAAATTAATAGGTAATTTATTTTTAGCAGGTCAGATTAATGGAACAAGTGGTTATGAAGAGGCAGCAGGTCAGGGCTTAATTGCAGGAATAAATGCAGTAAGAAAAATTGATAATTTAGAACCTCTAATTTTAAAAAGAAATGAATCTTATATAGGAGTTATGATTGACGATTTAATTAATAAGGGAGTAATTGAACCGTATAGATTACTTACAAGTAGAGCAGAAAATAGATTAACTTTACGAAATGATAACTCTGAAATGAGATTAAAAAAATATGGTTATGAAGTAGGTTTAGTTTCAGAAAAAGAGTGAAAATTACATCAAAAATTTGAAAAAGAAATTTTTGAAAAAATGGAGTTATTAAAAGAAGTAAGGTTTAGTCCTAAAACACAATTAGCTATGGAATTAAAAGAAGCTGGTCAAGCTGTTTTAACTCAGGGATTTAGTGCTTATGAAATTTTAAAACAACCTAAAGTAGATATAAATATTTTTAAAAAATATATTAAAGAATTAAATGAACTTTCGAAACAACAGCTTCAAACTTTATTAATACTAATAAGATTTGAAGGTTATATCAAAAAGGAAAATGAGACAATTGAAAAATTTGTAAAGCTTGAGAATAAAAAAATACCTAAGGATGTTGATTATTCAAAAGTTGAAAATATTGCTTTAGAGGCAAGGCAGAAGTTGGAAAAGGTTAAACCTACTTCAATTGGTCAAGCTTCAAGAATAACAGGAGTAAATCCTGCAGATATTCAAATGTTACTATTTCACTTAAAAAGGAAATATAATGAGGTATAATTCATGATTAATGTTAATAAGAAAAATAAAACGAAAAATAAGATTTTTGAGTTTTTATCTGTTTTCTCAATGACTTTTGGCATAGTTGTTGGTAGTGGAATTTATTTAAAAAATGCTGGAGATAATGGTGTACTTGCAAAAGCTGGGAATAATCCCTATTTAGCAATAGCTGTTTGGACACTTATGGCATTTTTTTGTTGTTCAATGATGTTATCTTTTATAGAATTATCAAGTTCAACCAAAAAAGGTGAACATAATACCTTA
It encodes:
- the purB gene encoding adenylosuccinate lyase codes for the protein MIERYAIKEVEKIWADNNKLNIWLQVEINVVNAWAQLGYVPLEEAKIIEKNAKVDIKRMLEIEQKTKHDVVAFTRMISEQLGSEKKWVHFGLTSTDVVDTAQNKMIQQSNILLEESLNNLSVILKQKAEQTKKIIIMGRTHGMYGEPTSLGLKFLLWFDEIQRQIIRLKLARYQIEVAKISGSMGNYANLELEVEEYVANSMNLNLDNISTQVTQRDRHAFLISVIANIASTFEKIATEIRHFQRSEVQEICEGFGKEQKGSSSMPHKKNPISSENICGLSRYARSFVNTAFENNVLWHERDISHSSNERLVFPDIYNIIIYVSKRMTNTINDLVINEDLITSHINDQKGIFFSQRILTYILMKYEFSREEIYDFIQKCTLECQTSKKSFKEILVKNGIMKYISSKNELNELFDINFFIRNVEKIFRRVMNNHG
- a CDS encoding phosphoribosyltransferase family protein; the protein is MDNQKLVTLITEEEIKAAIAKAGTDLGKTYENQQLVIVADLSSSFIFIADLIRELPIDVTIQFVTTPKENEDLLIDLGLKHTLTDKNVLIVNDVLNKGNRLEKLHNLVEREKPANIQILNLIEKNIKDRKMELESASLFKLEDVFVVGYGLTYKESYRGLKGIYSLSIEE
- the metG gene encoding methionine--tRNA ligase, giving the protein MKKYFFVTTPIYYPSGTLHIGHAYTTTLADVISRYKKENGFEVFFLTGSDEHGQKIEEKAKENNLKPKQYVDKIVQGFLNLWKLLNIDYNRFIRTTDEDHVAAVKEIFSELLEKKLIYPSTYKGKYCISCEEFLTKEQMDESYIHFICGKKAEDFEEETYMLKVSSFKKYLQELFTTDFLEPESRKKEMLNNFINNDLEDLSVTRVSFNWGIQIKENPKHVIYVWLDALSNYITALGYKSKNDQLLKKFWSNDTEILQIIGKEITRFHSIYWPVILNSLGLKTPDKLLSHGWILSGDKKMSKSIGNVLDPIEIINKYSSDALRFYMINNLPTDRDGSFTNELFIESFNNNLANNIGNLISRVSNMIIKYFDGLLPNKNVLNHWLVKKGFETIENYKEQMDKYNMSQATQIVLKLAQECNKFIEDAKPWTLEKENKTEELLEVLSVLQKNIVIISYLLKTVLVNSYPDMINQMGLDSKQINFNNLKEDFKFKKIVDKLVLFERIK
- the mnmG gene encoding tRNA uridine-5-carboxymethylaminomethyl(34) synthesis enzyme MnmG; its protein translation is MHMQAEIVVVGAGHAGVEAALASARMGKKTILVNLYKDKIATMPCNPSIGGPAKGIVVREIDSLGGEMGKAADATALQIKLLNSSRGPGIWALRAQSDKIEYSKYMENVVSNQKNLELVVGVVKDISLDSNNDVKSVILEDKTEINCNAVILTTGTYLSSLIYRGEEKYEGGPNDEITTKSLSQTLVKLGLRTFRFKTGTPPRVKMNSINLEEALIEPGTNEDLAFSFSTKKFLPFEKQEVCYLIHSTSKTKKIIEDNLHRSAMYSGEIESIGPRYCPSFEDKIVRFSSKETHQIFLEPESKSLDTFYVQGFSTSMPIEIQDKMLRSLPGFENVVVDKWAYAIEYDCIDPQQLKLSLELKLIGNLFLAGQINGTSGYEEAAGQGLIAGINAVRKIDNLEPLILKRNESYIGVMIDDLINKGVIEPYRLLTSRAENRLTLRNDNSEMRLKKYGYEVGLVSEKEWKLHQKFEKEIFEKMELLKEVRFSPKTQLAMELKEAGQAVLTQGFSAYEILKQPKVDINIFKKYIKELNELSKQQLQTLLILIRFEGYIKKENETIEKFVKLENKKIPKDVDYSKVENIALEARQKLEKVKPTSIGQASRITGVNPADIQMLLFHLKRKYNEV